The sequence ACGACGTCGTCATCACGACGTTCAGCACAGCGGAGGCGGACGGCGGCACCGGCAACGATGTGCTCTACTTGCAACATCACGGCGAGCCTCAGGACATCACCGTCGATCTGGAGCGGGGCACGGCCTCGACCGGCCTCGTTTTCCGCGGCTTCGAGAAAATCGACATCACCCTCGGCAGCGGCGACGACGTGGTCTTCGGCTCGTCAAACATGATGGGCTCCGTCTTTGCCGGCGAAGGCGACAATGTTCTGATCGGCGGCAGCAGCAGAGATCATTTCGATGCCGGTTCCGGTGACGACGTGATGCTCGGCAATGGTGGCGACGACACGCTCATCGGCCGCGGCGGCGTCGATTTCATTGACGGTGGTGACGGCAATGATCTGATCCGGCTCTTCCGCCCCGAAGGCATAATCGAGGGCGGCGCCGGCGACGACACGCTGCATATCGCGGCAGACCATGTCATGGGCGCCATCGATTTTGACGCGTTGGCCGGCATGATGGGCCCGAGCCTGGTGTTCCGCGGGATCGAGAGCTTCCGGGTGGTCACGAATTTGTACGATCAAAACGACGACACGCTGCGCGGCGGCGGCGGCAACGACGTCCTCGCCAGCAATAACGGCGACGATCTCATCGACGGTCGGGCGGGCGACGACGAAATCTCGGGGGGCGGCGGCGCCGACCGCCTGATCGGCGGCGCGGGTGACGACCAAATCTGGGGTGGGGGCGGCGCCGACCAGTTAATTGGCGGAGCAGGTGCCGATACCTTCATCTGGAGCCGCGGCGCCTTGACCGGCAACGGCATCGACCGCGTCGTCGACTTCGACCCGGCGAGCGGCGATGTGCTGCGGTTCGACCGGAGTGCCCTGCGCGCGATGGGCATCCGCGACTTCGACGGCTTTCTCTCGCTGGCCTCGGACACGGAGGACGGCGTCTTTGTCTCCTACGGCTTCGGGAGCCGCGACGGTATCCTGCTTGAGGGGGTGGCTCTCTCCAGTCTCCGCTCCGACGACGTACTTTTCTTCTGACCCGCCGGGCAGCGGGGTATCTGGTCACGTCCCTTAGCGGGAGCACGATGAGGCGTGGCCAGCTTATCGTGCTGAACTGCCCAGCAGAGCGATCAGCTCTGATTGACCTTGTTACCGAGAAGCTCATCGATTTCCGCCATCGTAGCTCTCGGTAACGGCCCTATTTCCAGCGTGGCTAGATTTTCTCGCACCTGCGCCTCCGTTTTGAAGCCGGGTATAGGAAGGGTGTTGGGTGAACGGGCAAGAATCCATCCCAGTGCGCCTTGAGCCAAAGTCCTGCCGCCGGTCTGGAGCAGTTCCCGCACCTGCGCGAGGCGATCGAGACAATCAGCACGCGGCCGCCCGTCCTCAAAGAATCGCACCCAGCTATGACCAGCCGCGCGCACGTCGTTTGGAGGCAGTCGCGCTTCAGCACTGAACTTGCCGGTCAGGAATCCCATTGCCAATGGAGATCGATTGATGCTCGCGAGATTGTTGCCCTCGCACATCGTCAGCATCTCCGGCCCATCTGTGAAGACGTTCAGCTCCTGCTGGACCGCGACGAAATGTGGAAATTTCACCATGCGCTTCGCCGCGGCGGCGTTGTCCGTGCTCCAGCCCCAGAAACGGATGGCACCTTTCTCCGTCAGCTCTTCGAGCGTCTCGCCAGCCGCATCCGCCTGATCGTCTGAAAGCTCCCCGACGTGGATTTGATAGAGGTCGATATGGTCGGTGCCTAAACGCTGAAGCGATGCCGCGCAGGCCTGTTCGATGTAGGCGGGGCTGACATCCTTGCTGACCAGGGCGCGGGCGGCGCGATCGTAGGTATATCCGAACTTGGTTGCGACGATTGCGTCCCCTCTTCGCCCGCTTAGTGCGCGGCCAATCACCTCTTCGCTGTGGCCGGTTCCATACGCGTCGGCCGTGTCGATCAGCGAAGCACCCATCTCAAGCCCGAGATGAATGGCGCGGATCGACTGTTCGTCGTTGACCTCTCCCCAGCCGTCCGGCTTTCCGTTGAGCGTGAAGTAGCCTCCAATCGCCCAACAGCCTAAGCCGATGGATCCGGCTGACAGGCCGGAGCGCCCCAATGGTCTGCGCCTGATCGCGGAGATGTCGTTGGCAAGCATGGCATTCCCTTTCCTTGTGGCGCGATGCTGACGACGAACTATGTCACCAGGCGAGCGGCGATCAGAAGCTTCGATTCCGCAAGGTGTTTTTCGTTAGTGAAAAACTGATCCTCATAGCGGCTGCGTGAGGCTTGGCATACGCCGTGAGGGGGCGGGTGCAAATTTGCTGGATCCGCGCGGTGGACGTCGGAGGCGCTCTCCGCTGATCTCAGAGGGGGAATACTGCCGCGTCGACTCAAGGCCGACCGTTTAAAGCTTCCCTTGGAACGTTGGGGACCGGAACATTTCGCCTTTGATGATGTTTGGCCTGATTGGCCCGCGTTACCGAGGTGCCAAAACTGCGCCGGGCGGGCTTTAAGGAGGAAGCCATGATCCGTGCAATGCCTTCACTTTTTCTCCCCCGCCGCCGCCTTTTGCAGTTTGGCCTCGGAGCGACGCTCGCGTCGACTGCGGGTTTCACTTCGGTCTCGCACGCGGACGAGCCGGATGACCTGATGGACGAGGACATATTCCAGTTTGCGCTCAACCTGGAGTACATGGAAGCCGAGTACTACCTGCGCGGCACGACCGGGAAAGGGATCGATGATTCTGATGCGGGTGCGGAAGCTGGACCGGTGACCGGAGGCAAGCAGGTTTCCTTCGATACGCCCGCTATCGGTGAGTTCATGCGCGAGGTGGCGGAAAACGAACTTGCCCACGTCAGGTTCTATCGCAAAACGCTTGGAGACGCAGCCGTGCCTCGGCCGGCCATCGATTTTGATGCGGGCTTTGCCGCAGTTGCACAAGCGGCAGGGCTAGGGGAGAACTTTGATCCCTTCGGCAACGAAATGAACTTCGTGCTCGGCGGCATGTTGTTCGAAGACGTGGGCGTCACTGCCTATGCCGGCGCCGCGACAGTTTTGAGGAACGAGGATTTTCTCGCCGCCGCCGCTGGAATTCTGGCGGTCGAGGCCTACCACATGGGAATGGCCCGATCTACGCTCTATAGAATGGGCGAGCAAGCCTGGAAGGCGGCAAACGCGATTTCCGATGCTCGCGACAAGATCGATGGTTCGGAAGACAAGGACCAAGGCATCCAGATGGAGGGCAAGGCCAACATCGTTCCTTCGACGCCGGATGCGATAGCCTTCACCCGGACTCCGCAAGAGGTGTTGCGCATCGTGTATCTCACCGATCAGGAAGGCGCGAGCAAAGGTGGCTTCTACCCCAACGGGATGAACGGCACGATCAAAAGCACCTGAACCGCTCGCGTCGCCTGTAAGGCAAATCCTGCGGCGGCGTAGAGAAAGCAAGGCTGGTTTCCGCTTCGGCACCTCCTGCGCTGGTGGCTTGGCCCCGGCCCTCATGAGTCTACTTCGCGCCTGATCCGATGGTCGGATCATGGGCGGCACCTCAATTAGCGAGAATTGCCGGACGTTCCACCTTCCGCGCAATACGAGCATCCTGAATTACCTCGGTGTGCGGCGGCGTTGGGCCAAATTCCGCGCCCGCCTCCATCGACCCGCCGAAACTGCGCCCGCCCTCGATCAACCACCTCATCAAATCCCCTGACCGCGCCGCAAATTCCGTATAGAATACCCCCATGAGTGAAGCTCAGACTTTATTCGAGGTGCTGCGCCAATCGGTGAAGCCGGAGGTCGTCGATGCCTTCGAGCGGCTCGTTCGGGAGGCGCCGGATCAAAAGCTCTGCCGCGTCAATGCGCTCGCCTTCGCCGCCAGCGAAGGGCTCGACGAGGAGGAGACGATTGCCGGCTTCCTGCATGCGTCGCGTCTTGGTCTCTTCGAACTATCGTGGAACGTGCTCTGTCCCGGCTGCGGCGGGGTGCTCGATGCCAATACGTCGCT is a genomic window of Sinorhizobium numidicum containing:
- a CDS encoding calcium-binding protein: MTSASGYDRLDGGEGDDRIVLLGVGGAVTGGAGFDRFTVDLSTTSETVRFNGVAGHAMIGRGQELTDHIFFSNIERLELTTGSGDDRILGTVGNDLISTRGGNDVIGTAWALDVGPIAFGDDVIDAGDGDDMISDGVGANRLSGGAGNDVVITTFSTAEADGGTGNDVLYLQHHGEPQDITVDLERGTASTGLVFRGFEKIDITLGSGDDVVFGSSNMMGSVFAGEGDNVLIGGSSRDHFDAGSGDDVMLGNGGDDTLIGRGGVDFIDGGDGNDLIRLFRPEGIIEGGAGDDTLHIAADHVMGAIDFDALAGMMGPSLVFRGIESFRVVTNLYDQNDDTLRGGGGNDVLASNNGDDLIDGRAGDDEISGGGGADRLIGGAGDDQIWGGGGADQLIGGAGADTFIWSRGALTGNGIDRVVDFDPASGDVLRFDRSALRAMGIRDFDGFLSLASDTEDGVFVSYGFGSRDGILLEGVALSSLRSDDVLFF
- a CDS encoding aldo/keto reductase, with product MLANDISAIRRRPLGRSGLSAGSIGLGCWAIGGYFTLNGKPDGWGEVNDEQSIRAIHLGLEMGASLIDTADAYGTGHSEEVIGRALSGRRGDAIVATKFGYTYDRAARALVSKDVSPAYIEQACAASLQRLGTDHIDLYQIHVGELSDDQADAAGETLEELTEKGAIRFWGWSTDNAAAAKRMVKFPHFVAVQQELNVFTDGPEMLTMCEGNNLASINRSPLAMGFLTGKFSAEARLPPNDVRAAGHSWVRFFEDGRPRADCLDRLAQVRELLQTGGRTLAQGALGWILARSPNTLPIPGFKTEAQVRENLATLEIGPLPRATMAEIDELLGNKVNQS
- a CDS encoding ferritin-like domain-containing protein, whose product is MIRAMPSLFLPRRRLLQFGLGATLASTAGFTSVSHADEPDDLMDEDIFQFALNLEYMEAEYYLRGTTGKGIDDSDAGAEAGPVTGGKQVSFDTPAIGEFMREVAENELAHVRFYRKTLGDAAVPRPAIDFDAGFAAVAQAAGLGENFDPFGNEMNFVLGGMLFEDVGVTAYAGAATVLRNEDFLAAAAGILAVEAYHMGMARSTLYRMGEQAWKAANAISDARDKIDGSEDKDQGIQMEGKANIVPSTPDAIAFTRTPQEVLRIVYLTDQEGASKGGFYPNGMNGTIKST